TCCCAAAAAGCATCACACACGACCAACGCCGATACCACCCACGACCGCACCAAACTGCGCATGCTCGCCCCCACCGCCCCATGGCTACACGCCTTGGGCATCACCACCGCGCAGGGACAAATTCGAGCCGACGCGCAAGACAAATGGCGCCAAATCAACAAGTACCTTGAGGTGATTGGCAGCCTGCTGCGCGATTGCCCGCTCCCCACCGCCCCCCACATCGCCGATATGGGTTCGGGAAAAGGGTACCTGACCTTTGCCCTCTACGACTTTTTGAAAAACAAACTTTCCCTAACCCCACACATCACAGGCATCGAGCTGCGCCCCAACTTGGTGGCGCTGTGCAACGAAACCGCCCAAGCAGCTGGTTTCGAGGGACTTCGATTCATCTCGCAGGATATAGCCGACTATCGCCCCGAACGGCTGGATATGCTCATCGCGCTGCACGCTTGCGACACAGCCACCGACTTGGCGCTGGCAGCGGGCATCCGCAACAAAGCCCAAATCATCGTCGCGGCACCTTGTTGCCACAAACAAATCCGCAAGGAAATGCACACGCGCAACGAACTCGCCCCCGTGTTGCGGCACGGCATACTCGAAGAGCGCCAGGCAGAAATCGTGACCGATGGCATTCGCGCACTCCTGCTCGAAGCCGAGGGCTACAAAACGCAGGTGTTCGAGTTCATATCCACCGAACACACGGCTAAGAATGTGATGATTGCCGCCACTGCGGGCGCTCCACTACGGAAGGAAATGGTTTTGGAAAAAGTAGCGGCGTTGAAGGCGGGTTT
This genomic interval from Saprospiraceae bacterium contains the following:
- a CDS encoding SAM-dependent methyltransferase, producing MPRFQFLAAFRAAFEAGSMLKCILSKPTPAATADLKNIYLRPVTLKKGLFVSFTFRYKTRDEVKNFDIETAILQLEQLLGHSFLNADLLTTARDFHLSFSKNGEPTFSSQKASHTTNADTTHDRTKLRMLAPTAPWLHALGITTAQGQIRADAQDKWRQINKYLEVIGSLLRDCPLPTAPHIADMGSGKGYLTFALYDFLKNKLSLTPHITGIELRPNLVALCNETAQAAGFEGLRFISQDIADYRPERLDMLIALHACDTATDLALAAGIRNKAQIIVAAPCCHKQIRKEMHTRNELAPVLRHGILEERQAEIVTDGIRALLLEAEGYKTQVFEFISTEHTAKNVMIAATAGAPLRKEMVLEKVAALKAGFGIKTHYLEKLLEER